A genomic stretch from Artemia franciscana unplaced genomic scaffold, ASM3288406v1 Scaffold_1799, whole genome shotgun sequence includes:
- the LOC136042696 gene encoding ATP-binding cassette sub-family E member 1-like: MDVVTRKRQTEETDKLTRIAIVNPERCKPKRCQQECKKSCPVNRTGKLCIKVQSTDKISSISETLCIGCGICIKKCPFDAIQIINLPSNLERDTTHRFSKNSFKLHRLPVPRPGVILGLVGINGIGKSTALKILSKKIKPNLGLFSSPPEWSDILSHLTVELQNYFKKVLEDNLKCVFKPQYVDSLAKTLKEQITVGEMLDRIADCPENNPASIQDILQLTHIRNRQITDLSGGELQRLYIAAVCVQKADVYIFDEPSCYLDVKQRLNAAVCIRNLVNPNRYIIVVEHDLSVLDYLSDYICCLYGTPGIYGVVTTPYSVREGINIFLDGFIPTENLRFREEALTFKVSETATEEEIKRMRHFEYPTMKKTLGEFALQVEGGEFTDAEIIVLLGENGTGKTTLIRLLAGKLRPDEGSAEVPPLHISYKPQKITIKYEGKVRSLLMKMIRDAFDHEQFRTDVIKPMKIGDIMDQDVQLLSGGELQRVALVLALGKPADVYLIDEPSAYLDSEQRLVAAKVIKKFILHAKKTAFVVEHDLIMATDLADRVIVFDGVPSQNTSATAPQSLLSGMNRFLKLLEISFRRDPNNFRPRINKRNSVKDTEQKRSGNYFFLGD; the protein is encoded by the coding sequence ATGGATGTTGTAACAAGGAAGAGACAAACAGAAGAAACAGATAAACTCACTCGAATCGCTATTGTCAACCCTGAACGATGCAAACCTAAACGATGTCAACAGGAATGTAAGAAGTCTTGTCCAGTCAATAGAACTGGGAAATTATGTATTAAAGTACAATCTACTGATAAAATTTCCTCTATTTCTGAAACATTGTGCATTGGTTGTGGCATCTGTATTAAGAAATGTCCCTTTGACGCTATACAAATCATTAACCTGCCAAGCAATCTTGAGAGGGATACTACGCATCGGTTCTCAAAAAACTCCTTTAAGCTACATAGACTTCCAGTCCCTAGACCTGGGGTAATTCTTGGTCTTGTTGGAATTAATGGCATTGGAAAATCTACCGCCttgaaaattctttcaaaaaagattAAGCCGAATTTAGGACTTTTTTCATCTCCTCCTGAGTGGTCAGATATTCTAAGCCATTTAACGGTTGAGCTAcagaattatttcaaaaaagtattGGAAGACAATCTTAAGTGTGTTTTCAAGCCACAGTATGTAGATTCCTTGGCCAAAACATTAAAAGAACAAATAACTGTGGGAGAAATGCTTGATAGAATAGCAGACTGTCCTGAGAACAATCCTGCTTCCATCCAGGATATCTTACAGCTGACGCATATTAGAAATAGACAAATAACAGATCTTAGTGGTGGTGAACTTCAGCGCTTATATATTGCAGCAGTGTGTGTTCAAAAGGCTGACGTTTATATATTTGACGAACCTTCATGTTACCTAGATGTAAAGCAGAGACTTAATGCAGCCGTTTGTATTCGTAACTTGGTGAACCCCAACAGGTACATCATTGTTGTAGAGCACGATTTATCAGTTTTAGATTACCTATCTGACTATATTTGCTGTCTGTATGGTACTCCTGGAATTTATGGTGTAGTTACAACGCCTTACTCAGTCAGAGAAGGGATCAATATCTTTTTGGATGGTTTTATTCCCACGGAAAATCTACGGTTTCGAGAAGAAGCTTTAACGTTTAAAGTTTCAGAAACTGCAACAGAAGAAGAGATAAAGCGTATGCGGCACTTCGAGTATCCTACCATGAAGAAAACCTTAGGAGAATTCGCCTTGCAAGTTGAAGGGGGTGAATTTACAGATGCTGAAATTATTGTGCTGCTGGGTGAAAATGGAACAGGGAAGACAACCCTTATTCGGCTGTTGGCGGGTAAATTACGTCCAGACGAAGGAAGCGCAGAAGTTCCCCCTTTGCACATAAGTTATAAGCCACAGAAAATCACAATCAAATATGAAGGAAAAGTGCGAAGTCTATTGATGAAGATGATTAGGGATGCCTTTGATCATGAACAGTTTAGAACGGACGTAATAAAACCAATGAAAATCGGGGATATTATGGATCAGGATGTTCAATTATTATCTGGCGGTGAGCTTCAACGAGTGGCGCTGGTCCTTGCCTTAGGAAAACCCGCAGATGTTTATCTGATTGATGAGCCCTCAGCCTATCTGGATTCAGAGCAACGTCTTGTTGCAGCAAAAGTCATTAAAAAGTTTATCCTGCACGCCAAGAAAACAGCCTTTGTTGTGGAGCATGATTTAATAATGGCAACAGATTTGGCTGATCGAGTTATAGTTTTTGACGGTGTTCCGTCGCAGAATACTTCTGCAACCGCCCCACAGTCTCTTCTCAGCGGAATGAATCGCTTtttgaaacttcttgaaatttcGTTTAGAAGAGATCCCAACAACTTCAGGCCGAGAATTAATAAACGCAATTCTGTAAAGGATACGGAGCAGAAGAGAAGCGGAAACTACTTTTTCCTTGGTGATTAG